CAATTCCAGGGATAGATTGGAAGATCTTATCTGGATCAGGCCAGGTTGGATGAGAAAAGCGTTGTGCGCCATAATAAACCAAAAATGCAGAAAATGTGAAGGCATCCCCTACCAAGAAAAACCACATCATGATTTTTCCATACTCTAAGTTCCAAGGTGATTTTCCACCATTCCATGGACCAGTTTTTACCTTATCCAATTGCGATACTGTTGTACTCATTGTTTACTATTATTGATTCAAAAGTAAGAAAACATATATATAAATCCATAAAAGATCGAGAAAATGCCAAAAAATACTGGCAAGATCCATGCGGAAAAGATTGCCGTCTTTAGGAAGTTTGTTAATTCCTATAATCGCGCCAATCAAAACGATCAAACCCGCAATAATATGCGCCAAGTGCATCCAGATAAAAACATATACAAAAGATTGCGATGCATTGTTATTCACAAAATAAACACCTCTATCGATCAATACATTCCAAGCATGGACTTGCAAGGCAAAAAATACGACTCCCAAAATAAAAGTTGCTATCAAAAACAACCGCTGTTTGGAAGGCTCACCATTTTTAGCCGATCTATGCGCTAAAAACATGGTCAGACTACTCACCACAATCACCAGTGTACTATACAAAAGTGCGTTGGGCAATAAGGTCTTAATCCCTTTGTCCACACCACTCGCTGTATATACTATGAAACCACTGGATAAAGCGGCAAACATCATGAACATACCCAACATACCCAACCATAGGTTGAACTTTTGGGCTTTTCTCTGTACTAACTTCTCGTCAGTTTGTGCTTGTATATCTAACATTATTTCAACGGAATAAAGTTAAGCAATAATACGAGTTGTGTCACAGGCAGATAGATAAATGAGGTAAACATCACTTTCTTCGCTGAAGGAATATCACAATTCTTAAACAGCAAATAACCATAATAACCAAACATCAATCCACCAATTACCGATACAACCGTAAACCAAATCCCACCAAAGCCAAAATGATACGGAATAAAACCTGCAGGTATCATAAACAATCCTGTTAAAAATACCATAAAGGCCGATATCTTATCACGTTTTGTCGTCGGTAACAAGCGAAAGCCCGCTAGCTTATAGTCGTCATCCACTACCCAAGCTATAGCCCAAAAATGTGGAAACTGCCATAAAAACTGAATAGCAAACAATACAAAAGGAATAATAATAATGGCCTCTTCGTTATGTCCACTATAGTAGGCTAAATCATCTTGCGAAAAGGCTGCATAATATCCTATCAACGGAGGAAATGCACCCGGAAACGCACCGACAAACACTGCTATTGGCGATTTTCTTTTTAAAGGTGTATAGATAAACGCATAGAGCAGAATACAGAATACAGATAGCAAACCCGCTACGAAATTCAATCGAACAAGTACCAAGGTTCCTAATATGCCCATAAAGACACTCAATACCAAAGCCTGTCCAGTTGTCATTCGGCCAGACGGCAAGGGTCTGTCTTCCGTACGCTTCATCAGTTTATCCAAATCTTTTTCAATGATCTCGTTAAAACCATTGGCAGACCCTGTTACCAGAAAACCGCCTAATGTCAACAATAACCAGTTGATCCAGACGATATCACCCTGTTGTTTTGATCCGATCAAAAAAGCAATTGAGGCAGAAAATACCACCGTCAACGTAAGTCGCAACTTAACAAGCTTTTTGAAATCTGAAATAAATTCTTTCATAACTAAAAGAGACCTCCTACTATCAGTGTAATTAAACACGTCCTTTTAAACATAAACATCCCGAACGCGGTATTAGTGCCTTTGCTTATTTAACAATAACAACAAGTAAAACTGCGCACCAAATAAGAGCGTAGCCACCACCAAATGTGTTGTCTGTGCAAAGGCAGGTATTGCAAATCGAGCTAAAATAATTCCTGATAGCATTTGGATACCCACTAGAATTAGTGCAATCAAAGCAAATTTATACTGCTTAGACCCCGAATTAAAACTTGTGCGGACCAAAAAGAATAATACGATTACTAAAATCAAAGAACAATATGCCAACCAGCGATGCAATTCAAACTGCTGGCCGATAGTCGTTATAAAATCAGTTCGGGCTATGGTAGAACCGGTTAACAAATCAACCTCTTCCCGGACACCCGTACCGACAATCACTTGTGTTAGCATCAATAAAATAGAAGCTATAGCAAGTCCTTTTAATATACCCAAAGAACGATTGACCAGTAGGCTTTTGTTTCGTAAAGTAACCGCTTTGAAATAAGTATAAATACTAATGCAAACAATTACAATCGCCAAAAGCATATGCACTGTAATAATCCATGGCATTAAATTGGTCGATACAACAATTGATCCTAACCAGGCCTGAAGGACTACAACAAAAAGATTGATCACTGACCATACAACGATCGAACTTCTTAATTTTAAATAGGTGAAAGAATAAATCGCTGTCAATAACAAACAAAATCCAGAAACAACACCGACCAACCGATTAATATATTCCGTCCAGGTCTTTGCGACATTAAACTCTTCATGTTGCAAAATACTCTTATCGGTACGGAGTTTGTAAGCCATTTCCTTATCCCCGAAAAATTCTACAATCTTCGCGAAACGTTCGTTCTTCTTTGCTCTTCCTTCGATATAATGCTGTTCATATCCTTGAGGTAATTGAGAAATATCTGTGGGAGGAACAATACGGTTAAAACATTTTGGCCAATCTGGGCATCCCATACCTGACCCTGTACTCCGAACCACTCCTCCAGCAACAATGACCAAAAACAACACAATGATCGTTATCAAATTGGTCTTTATAAATCGCTTCTCAGCTGCTGGAAACATAATACTACCCCTACCTCTTAAAAAATACAAACTTCTATAAAATAGAGCAGGATTGCTCCTACTCTATTGATAAGATTCTATTAGTCTTTTCTACCATTTTGAGCATTCCATTCTGCCTGGATACGCTCAGCTTCCTCATCTCCTTCAAAATCATGAGGTAAGTTAGAACTCATGGTTTGAGAGAAAGGAACATCTTGAGGAATAAAATCCTCACCATGACCTGGCTTACTGTAATCGTAAGGCCAACGGTGCACAGTTGGAATCTCACCTGGCCAGTTACCATGAATATGCTCTACCGGAGTAGTCCATTCCAATGTGTTAGACTGCCAAGGATTTTGAGGCGCTTTCTTACCGAAGAAAATCGATGTAAAGAAATTCCATAAGAATGCTACCTGACCTAAAGCAGCGATAATCGCAGCCCAAGTAACCAATTTGTTTACAGACACCCACTTCGCCATGAAAGCAAATTCTGTAAATGCATAGTATCGGCGAGGAACACCATCAATACCCATAAAGTGCATTGGGAAAAATACCAGATAAGCACCTATGAAAGTCAACCAGAAGTGTAAATAACCTAATTTGGCGTTCATCATACGACCAAACATCTTAGGATACCAGTGGTAAACACCACAAAGCATACCGAAAATCGATGCAGATCCCATCACCAAGTGAAAGTGAGCAACAACAAAGTACGTATCATGCAAGTTGATATCTAAAGCCGCATTACCCAAGAATAAACCTGTCAAACCACCAGAGATAAAGAAGGATACCAAACCGATAGCAAACATCATTGCAGGTGTGAAACGGATATTACCTTTCCACAGTGTTGCAAGGTAGTTAAAGGCTTTTACAGCGGAAGGAACTGCGATAATCAGTGTTGTAATCATAAATACACCACCCAAGAACGGATTCATACCCGTTACAAACATGTGGTGACCCCATACGATAAACGATAATACAGTAATACCGATTAACGAATATACCATGGCATGGTAACCAAAGATTGGTTTACGAGCGTTTGTAGCAATAACCTCAGATGTTAGACCCAAAGCTGGCATAACAACGATATATACCTCAGGGTGACCTAAGAACCAAAACAAGTGCTGGAACAGAATTGGAGAACCACCTTCGTTTGGTAAAATTTGTCCTTGAACAACAAGATCCGATAAATAGAATGACGTACCAGCAGCACGGTCAAAAATCAGAAGAACAACCGCTGAAACCAATACTGGGAATGACAACATACCCACGATAGCAGTTAAGAAGAACGCCCAGATTGTCAAAGGCATTTTCCATAAGTCCATTCCTTTTGTACGCATGTTCAAAATTGTACTTACATAGTTAATACCACCGATCAACTGTGAAGCTACAAATAGAACCATACTCACTAACCACAAGGTCATACCTGTTGCAGATCCTGCGATCGCGGTAGGAACAGCCGATAGTGGCGGGTAGATTGTCCAACCAGCAGAAGCAGGTCCACTTTCTACGAAGAACGATGCAACCATAATTACCGATGCTACAAAGAACAACCAGTAGGACAACATGTTCATAAAAGGAGATGCCATATCGCGTGCTCCGATTTGATATGGAATCAATAAATTACTAAAAGTACCTGACAGACCAGCAGTCAACACGAAGAATACCATTACGGTACCGTGAATGGTCACCAAGGAAAGGAAAAACTCCGGTTTTATACGTCCACCTTCAGCCCACTTACCTAAGAATACTTCTAATATAGGGAACTCTTTATCCGGCCATGCTAATTGGATACGGAATAATACTGATAAAAGCATCGCAAAAACTGCCATGATGATACCAGTGATCAAGAATTGCTTAGCAATCATCTTGTGGTCACCCGAGAAGATATACTTTCTGATGAACGACTCCTCGTGATGATGGCCGTGCGAATCGTGATGTTCAGCGCTATGCGATATTACTGTACTTGACATATTCGATTTTATATTCAAAAATTCTTAATTAGTTCAAAGATGCTGTAACTTGTACACTATCCTTTTTCACGTTAGCTGTTTTACCACTGAACTCTTTTTGCAAATCCTCAGTAAAATATTTATTTTGTTTAGCTAACCATTCTTTATACTTCTCCTCTGTTACGACAACAACTTTCTTCTGCATGTTGTAGTGACCAGATCCACAGATCTTATTACACAACATCACAAAGTCATAGTTATAATCACCCAAACGATCGCGCATCTCTTCTGTCGTTACAGTAGGTGTGAACTGGAAATAGTTGGTCATTCCTGGTACCGCATTGATCTGAACGCGGAAATCCGGAATGTAGAAAGAGTGAATAATATCTTTTGAAATGATATGGAAACGTACAGGTTTATTGACAGGCAACCAAATTTCAGATCCTTGAATATCATCCCAAGAATTTTTATCATTAAAGTCAATACCGTATGGATTAGTTGGCGTCGTCATTTTATAATTACGCTTACCAATAACGCCATCTGAACCAGCATAACGAACATTCCATTGAAACTGCTCACCAAGAACCTCAACCTGTAATGCTGACTTTTGAAGATCTTCAGGAATATTTGTGATCGATCTCCACGTAAAGAAACCGAACAGTACCAACACTGTCAATACCACAGCAGGAACAATTGTCCACAATTTCTCGATCGCATTGTTATGAGGGTAATAGTAAGCTTGACGTTTTGCCCGCATACGGTACAAAAATGTAAACGTCAGCAACAGAATGTGTGTGATAACCAATACGAATGTTGTGATCGCTGTCGTAATGATAAACATGGTATCAATACGCTCGCCATGCTCCGTCACTGCTGAGCGCCAATAAGCTGCTCCCCAATGTACATAGGACCAATACACACCATAAAGAAATACGACCAAGAAAATGAATAACAATGACGATTGAAATGTGTTATTCGCAAACGGATTGTATTTACCGTTCATTTTTCTTGTCAATTCATAGATCGAAAGTACTTTGCCAATAACGGCAACGACTGTACAGATAACTAAGAACAACAACACATAATATGTGAAGTTTTTATAAACCTGAGGGTCTATCTGCTTCACTTCTTCAACAGCAGGAGCAGCTGCACTAGCTTCTGTACCAGAACTAGTAGATGCAACAGCAGCAGTACCTGCTGCCGCTGTTGTATCTTTTGCAACCGAATCCGTCGCTGCAGGGGCCGCTAACGCTGTAGTTGCCACTTTTGCAGAATCAGATGCTACTGTATCTTGTTGACTTGCCAGGATAGGGTTTGCAAAAAGCAACCCTAGAGCAAGCACAAAACCCGAGATGGATTTGAATCTATTATTTAATTTAAAGCTCATTTCTTTTATAACGTTTTTTACGTAACCTTCCTTTAAAAGTGAAACTATATTTGGTGATGTAAACTCTCGTCCAACAAAGGATGATTTTTAGGCACCAATGCCTGTTTGCTTAATTTGCTAAACACTAAGAAAGTGAACAAACCTAAGAAACCAAGCGCAGTTCCGATTTCAATGACACCAAATCCTCTGTGCTCTGCTACCGTACCTGGCATAATCATGATGTAATAATCAAGCCAGTGACCAGCCAATAATAGAATACCGACGAACAACATGACATTTTGTTTACGTTTCGCGTCGCGGTCTACCAATAATAACAAAGGTGCCACAAAGTTAATGATAATACTTAACCAAAACCAAGGTTTGTATTCCGGTTCCCAACGTTTGTAGAAATAAACTGTTTCCTCTGGGATGTTTGAATACCAAATCAGCATGAATTGTGCAAACCAAACGTAAGTCCAGAAGATCGAGAAACCGAACATCAATTTACCCAAATCGTGTAAATGATTTTCGTTTACCCAGTTCATATAACCCGCTTTCTTCAACACAACAACAATGATGGTAATACATGAAATACCACTTACCCACATTGCTGCAAAGTTATACCAACCGAACATCGTCGAAAACCAGTGAGCTTCTAAAGACATCACGGTATCGAAAGACCAGATAGGAGTGGTAAAACCGAAAATAACCAAGAAGATTGCTGACAATTTGAATGACTTTTTATAAGAAGTCAATCCGCCTTCCAAATCCTCTTTATAAGAAAGTTTCGCAAAAATAACTGCAAATATGCTATATGTACCCATAAATACCACTTGACGGATCAAGAAGAATGGAACATTTAAATAAGCAGATTTACCTGCGATGATAGGGTCATAATTTGTACTATGCGGATCAGTGATACCGTCTGCATTCCAGTGATGGTATAAATTATGTGTAGTTAAACCTAAACCTACAATAACCAATAAAATCAATGAAGCAATTGGTAAAACACTCGCCATAGCCTGAGGTATACGTACCAAACCTGCAGACCATGCAGATTGGGTCACATATTGCAAGGCAACAAAGAATGTTCCAGCTGCGCATACACATGTAAAGTAATAACCCATCAATAACAAGTTGGCATAAGTACGCTCTACAGTAACGTGATCGCCCGAAAGCAACCCAATAGCTACAGCAGCTATACCTAGTACAACAGCGATAATACTGAACAATTTAGCTTTGCCAGCAAACTCGTATCGCTCGTTGAAATTATAATCGTGATGATGACTGTGAGTTCCCATTTATATATCTGATGTTAGATTATTTCTTTTGTAATTCGTGAACATACATAACAACTTTCCATCTCTCCTCTGGAGATAATTGAGACGCATGTGATCCCATGGAGTTGTGTCCGTAATAAATTGTATGGTAAATTTTACCATCAGTCAAGTCAGCCATCAAACCACCTCGTGAAGAGTTCGCCGCATCTGTTCTATGATAAGATGGTGGCGGAGGAAAGTTCTCTAATTGACGGGTACCTCTTGAATCTGTCACGCTACGGTCTTTGGTGATCGGACCATCACCTTTACCCTCTACACCATGGCATACAGAGCAATACGTTGTGAACAAAGCTTTACCTTTTTCAAGATTTTCGGCATTTACGACTAAAGGACTTTTTACTTCTCTTCCTGCACGCTCATAATCCTCTAATGTATTGGCATACTCAAAACGAGTAAAACCGATAGGATCCGTACCTTTAGGAGGTGTTTGTGCTGTTTTTCCATCAGCAAAATTCGCATTAGGTTGATCCGGATTGAAAGCAAGCGGATCGTACATGTTACGAGAAAACTCTAAACCTGTACTACGAGTTGTTTTGTCACCACAAGAAGAAACAAGTGCTGTCAATGCCACAGCGGCGCATAGCGTTCCAAGTAAATTCTTCTTATTCATAGCTAACATATTTTCTATCATTGTACTTAACTTCAACAGCACCAGCTTCTTTCAATAAGCTATCGATCAAAGCGTGATCTGTATTTTCTTTGGCATCTACTGCAAGGATGAAACGATCATCTGTTGCTCTCAAGTCCATTACACGAGGTGCACGTCCTGGGAATAAGTGGTTACGGAAGAAGAATGTAGCAACCATACCCAAAGCACACAATAAGATGGTAACCTCAAATGTAACCGGAACAAAGTTCGGCATACCAAAAGATGGCTTACCACCGATATTCATCGGCCAATCGTATGCCATTGTATAATACAACAAACTAAAACCTAATGTCGTTCCTAATGCTCCAAAGCAAAATGCTGCGATAGGCAAGCGAGAAGGTTTCACACCCAGCTTTGCCTCGATACCATGAATAGGCATCGGAGTAAAGCAGTCGTAAATACTTATATTGTTTGCTTGCAATTTGTCGATCCCATGCATCATTTCATCGGGATCCGCAAAACTACCTAATATATATTTTGTATTGCTCATTGCTGATTATTTTCTAACTGATAATTCTTTAATCTCTTCTTCTGTCACTGAATCATATTTCTCCAATGATTCTTGGAAGTACTTCACTTGTTCGTCAGGGAATGCACCTTCTTGAGCCAACTTAGTTTTATGTTGTAATGAAGATGATTTCAACAACAATTTCACTTCGGCGATAGCGATACCCGGTAAGAAACGTAAGAACAACAAGAATAATGTAAAGAACAGTCCAATCGAACCTACAAAGATACCTACGTCTGTCCAAGTTGGGTAGAACATTGCCCAAGATGAAGGCAAGTAATCACGGTGCAATGAAGTCACGATAATCACAAAACGTTCAAACCACATACCGATGTTAACTACAATCGATAAGATCCAAGAGATCGGAATACTTGTACGGATTTTTTTGAACCAGAACAACTGTGGAGAAATTACGTTACAAGTCATCATCGACCAGTAAGCCCAAGCATATGGACCTAACATACGATTCTCGAACGCATACATTTCGTATTCCGAGCGAGAGTACATCGCGATGAATAACTCGGTCAAATAAGCTACACCTACGATAGAACCTGTTGTCATGATAATGATATTCATCGACTCAATGTGGAACATCGTGATGTAGTTCTCAAAGTTCATTACTTTACGTAAGATCAACAATAAGGTCTGTACCATCGCAAAACCAGAGAAGATCGCACCCGCCACGAAATATGGAGGGAAGATCGTCGTGTGCCATCCAGGAATAACCGAAGTTGCAAAGTCCATGGATACGATCGTGTGTACAGAAAGTACCAGTGGAGTAGAAATACCAGCCAAGATCAAGGACACGATTTCAAAACGCTGCCAAGTCTTCACAGAACCATTCCATCCAAATGATAATACAGAATAAATTTTTTGTTTTAGTCCAGTAGCACGGTCACGAATTGTTGCAATATCCGGCAACAAACCACAGTACCAGAACACCAAGGATACTGTAAAGTAAGTCGAGATCGCGAACGCATCCCATACCAAAGGAGAGTTAAAGTTTACCCAAAGTGATCCAAATTGATTTGGAAGTGGGAAAATCCAATACGCCAACCAAGGACGACCCATGTGAGCAACAACGTATGTTGCCGCACAGATTACCGCAAAGATCGTCATCGCCTCTGCTGAACGGTTGATTGAATTACGCCAGTTCTGGCGGAAAATTAATAATACAGCTGAAATCAACGTACCCGCGTGACCGATACCTACCCACCATACGAAGTCGGTGATATCCCAAGCCCAGCCTACAGTTTTATTCAGACCCCAAGCGCCGATACCTGTCCAAAAGGTATAACTAACGCTAACTACCCATAATAAAGCACCCAATACAGCTACGGTAAAACCAATCCACCATGCTTTATTTGGTTTATTTTCAACCGGTAGTAAGATATCATCCGTAATTTTTGCATACGTAATGTCCTTACCGGTCATTAATGGTTCTCTTAATATTGATTCGTTATGCGATGACATAGTATTTTTATTTCAAATATTGTACAAGATTACGCCTCAAAAGTGTTTCTAACTTTTGTCATATAACCGATACCCGGTTGAACATTGATTTCCTCAAGTACGTAATAAACACGCTCGTTGCGTAATGCTTTGGATACTTCTGACGCTGGATCATTGGCATCTCCAAAGATGATTGCATTTGCCGAACATGCTTGTTGACAAGCCATTTGGATATCGCCATCTTTTACTTTGCGATTTTCAATCTTAGCTTGTAATTTACCTGCTTGGATACGTTGGATACACATTGAACATTTTTCCATTACCCCACGTGAACGCGTTACAACATCTGGGTTTAACACCAATTGTGTAAACTCATTGTTCAAGTAGTTGTCAAAGCGGGAATCATTCCAGTATGCAAACCAGTTGAAACGACGCACTTTGAACGGACAGTTATTCGCACAGTAACGTGTACCAAAACAACGGTTATATGCCATGTGGTTCAAACCTTCTGAAGAGTGTACTGTTGCCAATACTGGACAAACCGTCTCACAAGGTGCGTGACCACAGTGCTGACATAACATCGGTTGGTGAACAACAGTGACATCTTCGAAATCTAAATCAGCCGAAGCTTTCGCAATTTCTTTCTCTTTTGTGAGATCTTGATCTTTTCCTTCGATGGTATAGTAACGGTCGATACGTAACCAGTGCATCTCACGACGACGACGAACCTCATCACGACCTACAACAGGGATGTTATTCTCAACGTTACAAGCAACGATACAAGCACCACAACCTGTACATGCGTTCAAGTCGATCGCAATCACCCATTTGTGACCCGGTTGCTCATATTTGTTCCACAAATCGTACGTTTTGTGATTATCTGTAAAGCGTCCTGCCTCAGAGTTAGGATCTTTCAAATATTTCGCAAAGGTAGTCTCACGAATAACGTTACGACCTTCGATCGTGTGGTGTGTCTGTGTTTGTGCCAATTGGTAAGTACCAGAAGCTTTCGCTACAGTTGCTTTTGCAACACCTTGAACAGTACCATTGATGATAGAAGCAAAAGGGAATGCGTTTTTACCAACTTCATTACCTGCTTTACCAACTTTTGTACGGCCATAACCTACAGCAACTGAAACTGTTCCTTGTGCTTGACCTGGTTGTTGTACAACTGGCAATTCCAATTCAACACCATTTGCTTTTACAGTTACTTTACCATCTTCACCCAAACCTAATTTCTCAGCATCTTTCGGGTTAAGAGCAGCATAGTTATCCCAAGTTACTTTAGAAACTGGGTCAGGCAATTCTTGTAAATAAGCGTTGTTTGCGTAGCGACCATCACGAAGCGCAGAAGGCTCATAAAGTTTCAATTCAAACTCACCTGCAATCGCTTTGCTTGATGCCTCAATTGCCGAAGCCGCTGCTGCAGCATTCCCTGTAAAAGCAGGAGCTGTTGCCGCCTTGGCACCTTTATATTCAAAACCAGTCTGCAATACAGCATCCCAGTTTTTCGTAGAACCCGCTAAGATTTGTGTAGACCACAGATTCTTAACAAAGTTGTACATATCGGTATTATTTCCAGCCCAAGTCAACAAGCTTTGCTCCACTTGACGTGTTTTGAAAACAGGATTAATCGTTGGTTGGATAATTGAATACAACCCTTCTTTTGGATTAGAATCACCCCAAGACTCTAAGAAAGTACTTGCTGGAGCAATAGCAGTCAATTCAGACGCTGTTTCATCCGCACGCTGCGCGAATGACAACGTGAAAGGAATCTGCTTCAATGCAGCTTTCACATCCTCTGCTTTGAAGTAATCATACACCGGGTTGCTGTTCAAGAAGAACGCAACGCCAACTTGTCCAGATTTCGCAGCAGCTAAGAACGCCTGGAACGAAGAATCCGAACCTTGGTATTGTTTAGAATAGTTATCCAGGTCGATGATGGTACCATAAGCACCCAATGCAACGTTGATTGCATTCACCAATACCTGTACATTGACATCGTTAGATCCAGCAACAACAACAGCCGCGCCTTTGCTATTCACCAATTCTTTGGCCGCTAATGCGACACCTTTTTGAGCTTTTTTGTTTGCAGTTGCTCCAGCCAATGATTGACCAGTAATTGCATTATACAAAGCGATTAAGGTAGCCCCCTCTTCCGAAGGTTTGATAGCGATACGAGCATCAGCATTTGTACCCGTCATGGATAGACCAGATTCAAATTGCACGTGACGTGACATTTTTCCGTTTTTCCAACGATTTATAGTCACGATTTTTAGCGTATTGCTGTGTATGCTCCTCACCTGCCAACCAAGTTCCTAAGAAATCAGCCGCAACAGAAACAATCACATTTGCATTTTCA
The genomic region above belongs to Sphingobacterium zeae and contains:
- the nrfD gene encoding NrfD/PsrC family molybdoenzyme membrane anchor subunit, with amino-acid sequence MSSHNESILREPLMTGKDITYAKITDDILLPVENKPNKAWWIGFTVAVLGALLWVVSVSYTFWTGIGAWGLNKTVGWAWDITDFVWWVGIGHAGTLISAVLLIFRQNWRNSINRSAEAMTIFAVICAATYVVAHMGRPWLAYWIFPLPNQFGSLWVNFNSPLVWDAFAISTYFTVSLVFWYCGLLPDIATIRDRATGLKQKIYSVLSFGWNGSVKTWQRFEIVSLILAGISTPLVLSVHTIVSMDFATSVIPGWHTTIFPPYFVAGAIFSGFAMVQTLLLILRKVMNFENYITMFHIESMNIIIMTTGSIVGVAYLTELFIAMYSRSEYEMYAFENRMLGPYAWAYWSMMTCNVISPQLFWFKKIRTSIPISWILSIVVNIGMWFERFVIIVTSLHRDYLPSSWAMFYPTWTDVGIFVGSIGLFFTLFLLFLRFLPGIAIAEVKLLLKSSSLQHKTKLAQEGAFPDEQVKYFQESLEKYDSVTEEEIKELSVRK
- a CDS encoding 4Fe-4S dicluster domain-containing protein, which codes for MSRHVQFESGLSMTGTNADARIAIKPSEEGATLIALYNAITGQSLAGATANKKAQKGVALAAKELVNSKGAAVVVAGSNDVNVQVLVNAINVALGAYGTIIDLDNYSKQYQGSDSSFQAFLAAAKSGQVGVAFFLNSNPVYDYFKAEDVKAALKQIPFTLSFAQRADETASELTAIAPASTFLESWGDSNPKEGLYSIIQPTINPVFKTRQVEQSLLTWAGNNTDMYNFVKNLWSTQILAGSTKNWDAVLQTGFEYKGAKAATAPAFTGNAAAAASAIEASSKAIAGEFELKLYEPSALRDGRYANNAYLQELPDPVSKVTWDNYAALNPKDAEKLGLGEDGKVTVKANGVELELPVVQQPGQAQGTVSVAVGYGRTKVGKAGNEVGKNAFPFASIINGTVQGVAKATVAKASGTYQLAQTQTHHTIEGRNVIRETTFAKYLKDPNSEAGRFTDNHKTYDLWNKYEQPGHKWVIAIDLNACTGCGACIVACNVENNIPVVGRDEVRRRREMHWLRIDRYYTIEGKDQDLTKEKEIAKASADLDFEDVTVVHQPMLCQHCGHAPCETVCPVLATVHSSEGLNHMAYNRCFGTRYCANNCPFKVRRFNWFAYWNDSRFDNYLNNEFTQLVLNPDVVTRSRGVMEKCSMCIQRIQAGKLQAKIENRKVKDGDIQMACQQACSANAIIFGDANDPASEVSKALRNERVYYVLEEINVQPGIGYMTKVRNTFEA